A portion of the Calothrix sp. 336/3 genome contains these proteins:
- a CDS encoding chorismate lyase, translated as MTATFTPTNNPTLPTAWHRLSPDWQGGEEVVQQGLSHKQMAPSWQLLLLGDGSPTRHLQLLTGEPTEVDVIDMSLVGKDLDGAPELIETIPGPRLRRQVWLRTASGQRLAYATSWWEASHVDEYLQNRSLPIWASLARLRTELYRDVQGVYFGYSEALQAGFNQKGPFWGRHYLFWHHGQPLTLIYEVFSPYLTRYLGPMQLDNADAG; from the coding sequence TTGACTGCAACTTTTACGCCAACAAATAACCCAACATTGCCAACTGCATGGCATCGTCTCTCTCCCGATTGGCAAGGGGGGGAAGAAGTGGTACAGCAGGGTTTATCCCATAAACAGATGGCACCTTCTTGGCAACTGCTACTTTTGGGTGATGGTTCCCCCACAAGGCATTTACAGCTACTGACGGGAGAGCCGACAGAAGTAGATGTGATTGATATGTCCCTAGTTGGGAAAGATTTGGATGGAGCTCCAGAACTTATAGAAACCATTCCAGGACCAAGATTACGACGACAGGTTTGGCTACGTACAGCTTCTGGTCAGCGATTAGCCTATGCAACCTCCTGGTGGGAAGCATCCCATGTAGATGAGTACTTACAAAATCGCTCATTGCCAATATGGGCAAGTTTGGCTAGATTGCGAACAGAACTATATCGAGATGTACAAGGGGTCTATTTTGGCTATTCAGAAGCTCTTCAGGCTGGCTTCAATCAAAAGGGACCTTTTTGGGGAAGGCATTATCTATTTTGGCATCATGGGCAACCTTTAACCCTAATTTATGAAGTTTTTTCACCTTATTTGACTAGGTATCTTGGTCCAATGCAATTGGATAATGCTGATGCTGGTTAA